Genomic segment of Pseudomonadota bacterium:
CAAGACGCAAAAGTGACTTCTTAAGTTCATTCGCATCAGCCCCGAAAAGGTCAAAACGTCCAATAGCATAATCTGCATAGACTACATCACCAGGGATAAGGATTTTTGCGGCACGATTGTAGAGAGCAATGCCACCCATGGAATGCCCCGGTATATGGATTACTTCCCAGGTCATACCACCTATATCCATCGTCTCTTTACCTTGAAGCTTCTTATCTACCTTAAATTTAAATGCACCGGGTTTAAAACCATACTGCGTCTGACACATCCCCTGGAACATATCCATACCATAGACCGCCCTTTCATCTCCTTTCTCCAGCAGGTCTGCTTCCAGTATATGCACCCAGAGCTCAGCCTCTGGAATCTCCTTTTTCACTTCAGAGAGACAACCAATGTGGTCAAAGTGGGTATGGGTCATGATAATCCTTTTTATAGCTGAAAGTTCAATCCCCATTTTCAGGATGGACTGGATTTTATAACTACCCTTCCCTGTTAAACCCACATCAACGATGGAAAGATCCCCTGATTGCGGTTTACCGATCACATACACATGGGAGTCAGGGACAAATTCATCCTGCCCCTGAATAAAATATACACCCTCACTCACCTTTGGCATACATTACTCCTTTATAGACAGAATGACCAATAACCAATCTCGCTTTCGGCGGGACCAGGCTCCAGATAATTACAAA
This window contains:
- a CDS encoding MBL fold metallo-hydrolase yields the protein MPKVSEGVYFIQGQDEFVPDSHVYVIGKPQSGDLSIVDVGLTGKGSYKIQSILKMGIELSAIKRIIMTHTHFDHIGCLSEVKKEIPEAELWVHILEADLLEKGDERAVYGMDMFQGMCQTQYGFKPGAFKFKVDKKLQGKETMDIGGMTWEVIHIPGHSMGGIALYNRAAKILIPGDVVYADYAIGRFDLFGADANELKKSLLRLAKLDVDILLPGHNEIVKSLPPDYIMKTAKMWEPHLQ